The sequence CTGCCATCAACTGGTCAAGAATGGCAACAAATCGTGGGTCAATCTGCACCATTGAGTGCCAGAGCCAGTCTAAAGTGGTGCGATCGATAAATTGGCTGGGATGTTTGCCCGTCAGCAGCACCACGGCTGTCACCGCAAGGGCATACAGATCGGTTCGAGCAGAACACTGCCCCAGGCGGATCTGTTCATAGGGAGCATAGCCAAATTTGCCCACGACTACTGACGCTTGAATCAAGCTATTGCCCGGAGTTGCCCCAATCAGTTGCGTCGCTGCCTCTTTGACCACACCAAAATCAATCAAGACGGGCAAGCTTTTGCCATCTGGCAGCATGATGTTATCGGGTGAAATGTCGCGGTGAATAATTTTGCGATCGTGAATGTAGCTGAGCACATTCAGCAAATCTCGCAACCACAACACCACTTCTGCTTCGGTAAACGTTAAGCCCTGTTGTTGCCGCTCTTGCAACAACGTCCAATAGGTCTTGCCGTTGACGTATTCTTGCCCGATAAACAGTCGCCCATTATCTTCAAACCAGGCTAAAAACTTAGGAATCTGGGGGTGATTTAACCCGTGTAATATTTTTGCCTCGCGCTGAAACAACTCCCGCGCCTTTTGCAAAACATACTCATCACTGCCGAGTGGAGCAAACTCCTTCAACACGCACAGTTCGCCAAAGCGACGGCTGTCAGCAGCCAGATAGGTACGCCCAAAGCCGCCCTGTCCTAATATTTTTTGGATTTGATAACGATTATCAACGATTGTTCCAGGAACAATTTCTGCCGCTGCTGTCATCAGGTGAATCCTTACGCCGTGTTTTAGGATGCCTAGCAGATTGCATCGACCTCAGTATATCTGCCCAGAGTATCAAAAAAACTCAGGTTCTCTGGATAAATTTAAATTCCCACTCTAAGTCTTATAAGACACAAATTATGACGGTTGCGGAGCAGCTACGTAACAAATTCGCTCTAACTTAAGGCTCAATCGCTAAGATGAGAGTAAGCAACACTCAACCGTATCCTGAGGCTTCACCTTTTTTGTCGATTTGGCGGCAATAAAAAACCTCCAAGCCCAATGTCTGAGCCGGAGGTGTTATATCAGGGTGCATCTACCATTCCTTTGTTCTATAAATAGTGGCTGCCATCCGGAAAAAATTAGGGCAAATCTGCGATAGAAGTAGTTGAAATAACCTGATTTGCCACAAAGCGGATTGCAGTGTGTAGTCAATAGGTTCCTGATTTGATGCGCTTACGTCACCACCCATTACCTCGATCTAGCAATCTCAGGAGAACGCTAAAGCAGTGATCCAAGAGTTTTATATCTCTGTAACCCCATTAGGAGAAGAACGTTATCTGGTGCGGACGGAAAGAGTCGCATCTGGAGTACCTTTGGCGGAAGAGCAGGTCAAATGGACTGTGGAGGAGTGGCTGTCACAAGCCCGTTACTTAATGAACGATCCACTGTTGGGGTTGCTGCATGGCACTCATCGCATTGGTGGGTTTGAACTTCCTGAAGGGGCAAAGGATGCATCTCCCACGGATCAGGCTCCCATTACCCTGGTCGATTTAGGGCAACAGCTTTATAGTGCGTTGTTTCAGGGCAGGCTCCGCGATAGTTGGATGACGGCGCAGGGCATTGCCCAACATAAAGGTGAAATCTTGAGATTGCGACTGGGCTTAAAAGGCTCTCGTCTGCTGCGGTTGCCCTGGGAAGTCATGTATGGCAGTGTCGATCCCTCTTCGTCGCGATCGCGCTACTCCGACGGGTTAAGCCCTGCTCCCCGACCAATCGCCGCTGGCACCGATGTCATCTTTTCCCGCTATCAACCTGGTAGCAGCCTGACAGGCAACACATTGGCGGTTGAACCCGATCAACCCTTGCGCATTTTGATGGCGATCGCCACCCCCTCCGACCAGGAACGGCTCGAACTCAAACGAGAAGCCGAGCAACTTCAGCAAGAATTACGGGGGCAAATGGCGGAGGGCAGTGCTGGCAAGACCCTCGACATCCAGCTAACGGTGCTGCAACAGCCCGGACGTGAGCAACTCACCCAGGAACTGGAACAGGGGCAATATCATGTCTTTCATTACGCCGGGCATAGCAACCTGGGAGCAGCAGGTGGGGCTTTGTATCTGGTCAACCCCCGCACAGGACTAACTGAAACCTTGAGTGGTGATGACCTGGCAGGCTTACTGGTCAACAATCACATCCGCATGGCAGTGTTTAACTCCTGCCGGGGTGCTCACACGCCTGACACCACCGTCGATATTGACTCACCAGAACGCAACCTGGCAGAGGCATTGGTGAGCCGGGGAATTCCAGCGGTGTTAGCGATGGCAGAGCGAATTCCCGATGAGGTAGCTCTGAATCTAACCCGCCTGTTTTATCGCAACCTGAAACAGGGCTATCCCATCGATCGCAGCTTGAGTCGAGCCCGCCAGGGGTTAATCACCTCCTACGGCTCACAACAATTGTATTGGGCACTGCCTGTGCTCTATATGCATGCCGATTTTGACGGTTACCTGACAGCGGGCGATCGCACCGTTGATACACCGAGCGATCGCCTTCTGGTTATGCCTGCCCCCAATCTCCCGGTGCCCGATGTAGTCTATCGAGGTGAACCTGCCACTCCTACGCTGAATCCCAAAGTGACAACTCCTCCGCTGGAGTCCGAGGATGACCTCGACATGATTACCAGAGCGGTGTTAGACGATGATGATTTGAGCGACATCGGCTACGACCTGGTGACTCAAAACGGGTTGAACGGGTTTGAGGTAGACCCGGATGAAACCTATCAAC is a genomic window of Oscillatoria sp. FACHB-1407 containing:
- a CDS encoding CHAT domain-containing protein; the protein is MIQEFYISVTPLGEERYLVRTERVASGVPLAEEQVKWTVEEWLSQARYLMNDPLLGLLHGTHRIGGFELPEGAKDASPTDQAPITLVDLGQQLYSALFQGRLRDSWMTAQGIAQHKGEILRLRLGLKGSRLLRLPWEVMYGSVDPSSSRSRYSDGLSPAPRPIAAGTDVIFSRYQPGSSLTGNTLAVEPDQPLRILMAIATPSDQERLELKREAEQLQQELRGQMAEGSAGKTLDIQLTVLQQPGREQLTQELEQGQYHVFHYAGHSNLGAAGGALYLVNPRTGLTETLSGDDLAGLLVNNHIRMAVFNSCRGAHTPDTTVDIDSPERNLAEALVSRGIPAVLAMAERIPDEVALNLTRLFYRNLKQGYPIDRSLSRARQGLITSYGSQQLYWALPVLYMHADFDGYLTAGDRTVDTPSDRLLVMPAPNLPVPDVVYRGEPATPTLNPKVTTPPLESEDDLDMITRAVLDDDDLSDIGYDLVTQNGLNGFEVDPDETYQRDVAVVADLIEQLSQQNSDETIAPARTPLLSRESSIAGLALADDLPEIPPAPPYQPDYVPADLSKAAIAKPLTPSPQPSWWQNRYLLLPLAGIVGTMAIGFAVMRFAPDLLNRQPDITASPTVSPIPIPSATSFDTDFFAKADTVTLTEVAISRFSNNDLDVGQQAVTALLERGAIQEAASALEAVPNNELERPEVNFLRGRLAWEQIKRGEDDFSLSDVIRFWDRAVKADPDVPQYQTALGFAYYADGNLKQAIATLCQALDTSAGGNTSDCSIPNPPISDQETLNAIAVLALAYKQGSEHNKLDTDPEEAMSQALRFYQIVMSSDPMDFNPNELGKTWLWTESAVNEWRSLATR